One genomic region from Thunnus maccoyii chromosome 16, fThuMac1.1, whole genome shotgun sequence encodes:
- the tmem234 gene encoding transmembrane protein 234 isoform X1: protein MVTVVELLSLLLVAVLWGCTNPFLKKGTEGIENVSQTSRVSQLLAEVKFLFLNLKYLIPFLLNQSGSLVYYYTLSTTELSLAVPVANSLTFLCTLLTGKLLGEEFGGKQALAGMFLTMVGITLCVISSIEDSGKQDMTQSVH from the exons ATGGTGACCGTTG TGGAGCTGTTGAGTCTGCTGCTGGTGGCAGTGCTGTGGGGCTGCACCAACCCTTTCCTGAAGAAAGGCACAGAGGGGATAGAAAATGTGTCACAGACCAGCAGGGTCTCGCAGCTACTGGCTGAGGTCAAGTTTCTTTTCCTCAATCTCAAG TACCTCATCCCGTTTCTGCTGAACCAGAGTGGCTCTCTGGTCTACTATTACACCCTTTCCACCACAG AGTTATCTCTTGCTGTTCCTGTGGCCAACTCTCTCACCTTCCTTTGCACTCTGCTCACTGGCAAGTTACTGGGCGAAGAGTTTGGAGGCAAAC aggCTCTTGCAGGGATGTTCCTCACCATGGTTGGCATCACTTTGTGTGTGATAAGCTCCATTGAGGACTCTGGGAAGCAGGATATGACTCAGTCCGTGCACTAA
- the tmem234 gene encoding transmembrane protein 234 isoform X2, whose product MELLSLLLVAVLWGCTNPFLKKGTEGIENVSQTSRVSQLLAEVKFLFLNLKYLIPFLLNQSGSLVYYYTLSTTELSLAVPVANSLTFLCTLLTGKLLGEEFGGKQALAGMFLTMVGITLCVISSIEDSGKQDMTQSVH is encoded by the exons A TGGAGCTGTTGAGTCTGCTGCTGGTGGCAGTGCTGTGGGGCTGCACCAACCCTTTCCTGAAGAAAGGCACAGAGGGGATAGAAAATGTGTCACAGACCAGCAGGGTCTCGCAGCTACTGGCTGAGGTCAAGTTTCTTTTCCTCAATCTCAAG TACCTCATCCCGTTTCTGCTGAACCAGAGTGGCTCTCTGGTCTACTATTACACCCTTTCCACCACAG AGTTATCTCTTGCTGTTCCTGTGGCCAACTCTCTCACCTTCCTTTGCACTCTGCTCACTGGCAAGTTACTGGGCGAAGAGTTTGGAGGCAAAC aggCTCTTGCAGGGATGTTCCTCACCATGGTTGGCATCACTTTGTGTGTGATAAGCTCCATTGAGGACTCTGGGAAGCAGGATATGACTCAGTCCGTGCACTAA
- the dcdc2b gene encoding doublecortin domain-containing protein 2B, whose protein sequence is MAAGTAAATLLPPVKSVVVYRNGDPFYSGRRFIVNQRQVATMEAFLNDVTQNIGAPLAVRTLYTPKQGHRVTELQDLQTGAQYVAAGFERFKKLDYLNAGMKKQPAAREETQAKIIQRPNVSARWKKFIPVPCIIHVFRNGDFLCAPFRFIIPRSMQQDLEQILSLVTEKVSLRTGAVRRLCSLEGVTVSSAGELETGHCYVAVGTERFKKLPYVELMVSKATERYYPGKRRMLRRAQNRKAESGPEDQYSDSALLESPEMSDGRRVKSTGDEAAAPQATQQRSRREGADETSMFFARPVKIRKNRGQPRPPLSNGSVQRSVFKGGARKRREEVRGAEEVQEDENTATELPVDQRVAEIVEDEEQINTNDLLHSTQQASSSEHDDVEQTTLTDAQDMTENTARAEESAAEISEPELKQTSSKSRPLSSNSHRGIRGRNKEFQREKESPRDSPSIKLEQNHHHHQEGAVIDEHRSFKELTS, encoded by the exons ATGGCTGCCGGCACTGCAGCCGCAACTCTTCTGCCTCCGGTGAAGAGCGTGGTGGTGTACAGGAATGGAGACCCCTTCTACAGCGGACGGAGGTTCATAGTCAACCAGCGACAAGTGGCCACTATGGAGGCCTTTCTAAATGACGTGACCCAGAACATCGGTGCTCCACTTGCCGTCAGGACTCTGTACACCCCCAAACAGGGCCACAGGGTCACAGAGCTTCAAGACCTTCAGACAGGAGCCCAGTATGTTGCTGCTGGCTTTGAGAGGTTCAAGAAACTGGA TTACCTGAACGCAGGAATGAAAAAGCAGCCCGCTGCCCGTGAAGAAACTCAG GCAAAAATCATCCAGAGGCCAAATGTCTCAGCCAGATGGAAGAAGTTTATACCTGTACCTTGCATTATACA CGTTTTCCGTAATGGAGATTTCCTGTGTGCGCCATTCCGATTCATCATCCCTCGGAGCATGCAGCAGGACCTGGAGCAGATCCTGAGTCTGGTCACAGAAAAAGTCAGTTTACGGACCGGAGCTGTGCGCAG GTTGTGCTCTTTGGAAGGAGTGACTGTGTCTTCTGCTGGGGAGCTAGAGACCGGCCACTGCTACGTTGCCGTGGGTACTGAAAGGTTCAAGAAACTTCCATATGTGGAGCTGATGGTTTCAAAAGCCACAGAGAG GTATTACCCAGGAAAGAGAAGGATGTTGAGGAGGGCTCAG aaCAGGAAAGCAGAAAGCGGTCCAGAAGACCAGTACAGTGACTCAGCTCTCCTCGAGTCCCCAGAG ATGTCAGACGGGCGGAGGGTGAAGTCGACAGGAGACGAAGCTGCGGCTCCACAAGCCACACAGCAGAGGAGCCGGAGAGAAGGAGCCGATGAGACATCCATGTTCTTCGCCAGGCCGGTCAAGATCCGCAAAAACCGAGGGCAGCCGAGACCACCACTCAGCAACGGATCTG TCCAGCGCAGCGTGTTTAAAGGGGGAGCAcggaagaggagagaggaggtcaGAGGAGCCGAGGAGGTGCAGGAAGATGAGAACACAGCTACAGAGCTTCCTGTCGACCAG AGAGTGGCAGAAATAGTGGAGGATGAGGAACAAATCAACACAAATGATCTTCTGCACAGCACACAGCAG GCGTCATCATCTGAACATGACGATGTGGAACAGACGACGTTAACGGATGCTCAGgatatgacagaaaatactgcGAGAGCTGAGGAGTCTGCTGCTGAAATATCG GAGCCTGAGCTGAAGCAGACGTCATCAAAGTCGAGGCCTCTGTCGTCCAACTCTCACCGAGGAATTCGAGGAAGGAACAAGGAATTTCAAAGAGAAAAG GAGAGCCCTCGGGACTCCCCATCAATAAAACTAGAAcagaaccatcatcatcatcaggaagGAGCAGTGATTGATGAGCACAGAAGCTTCAAAGAGCTCACATCATAA